The Mucilaginibacter rubeus genomic interval GCAATGAAAGCTCCATTTTCATTTCGTCGAGCATATTGCGACGCCAAAGATCAGAGCCTATGCACTGCGAAAACCCTATCGTATACTGTGATTTTTTATCGGCTTTTTTGCAGCCGGTAAATAAAAGCAGCATGAATACAGGTAACAGAAATGTGTTGCGCAGTTTATGATACAAAGCCATCAGCTTTTAATAAGGTATAAAGATGTTTAAACGTGGTTTAATTGGCCGGTGCAATCTTTTTGGGCACCATGTATCAAATGTATAAATAAATGTTTCTACAAAACAAAAAGGCTGGGTTCTGAAGCCTGTTACAATCCTGCAACCATGTATCAAAATTGAAATAACCCGGTAACATAATTGAAAGCTTTGTATCAAAATTGAATACTGTGAATTTTATTTGTCTGATTATCAGATATTTGCTTCTTGTTTGATTTTTGTACTTATTTGGTATGATATCAATAACTGCCGCTTTGCAAATGAACCTACTTTGCGACTGTAAATCCAATTAACACTTTATAATTATTATGAGAAAACATTCCGTCCTGGCCTGGTCCATGGTCGTGGCCCTTGGTGGCTTTCTTTTCGGGTTTGATACCGCTGTGATATCAGGTGCCGAAAAATCTATCCAGCAATTCTGGCATCTTTCGGTATTTGAACATGGGCTTACCATATCTATCGCATTAATAGGAACTGTGATAGGCTCATTGTTTGGCGCCAGGCCATCAGACCTTTTCGGACGGAAAAACACCTTATACTTTGTAGCGGCTGCTTACTTATTATCATCGGTTGGTACGGCACTGGCCGATAACTGGTATATGTTTTTAACCTTCAGGTTGTTGGGTGGTTTAGGTGTAGGCATATCATCGGTAACAGCTCCCATCTATATTTCGGAAGTGTCACCTGCCGGAAGGCGCGGCCGCCTGGTAGGGCTATTTCAATTTAACGTGGTGCTGGGTATTCTGATCTCTTACCTGTCAAACTACCTCATCAGCCAGGGCGGCGAGGCCTCATGGCGCTGGATGCTGGGCGTTCAGGCATTTCCGTCGGCATTGTTTTTAGTACTTATATATTTCATTCCCGAAAGCCCGCGCTGGCTTATTTTAAAAAAGAATGAAACTGCAAAGGCGCTTGAAATACTGCGCATTATAAACCCTCTTAATTGCGAACAGGAACTTGCGGCCATCAAAAGTTCAAGCCTTGTTGATGCCTCCGACGCAAAAGCCAGGCTGTTTTCAGGACAATATAAAACGCCCGTGATCCTCGCGGTGCTGTTTGCTTTTTTTAACCAGGTATCGGGCATTAACGCTATCATATACTATGCACCGCGGATATTTGAAATGGCCGGCTTGGGCGCGCATTCATCACTGCTATCAACAGTAGGAATAGGACTTATCAACTTCATTTTTACCCTGCTGGGCATCAATATCATTGATAAGGTAGGGCGGCGCATTTTAATGTTAGTGGGGTCATTTGGTCTGATTGCTTCTTTGTTTTTGGTGGCGGTTACTTTTTATTCGGGGCATTTCAGCGGCTTTGCTATACCTCTTTATATGATGATTTTCATCGCCTTCTTTGCCTTTTCGCAAGGGGCGGTTATCTGGGTATTTATCTCGGAAATATTTCCTAACCAGGTTAGGGCAAAGGGACAAACCCTGGGTAGCTCAACCCATTGGATCATGGCGGCAATCATAGCCTTTTGTTTTCCATACCTGGCCGAATCACTGGGTGGCGCAGTCACTTTTTCTTTCTTCTGTATAATGATGGTTTGCCAGCTGGTTTTTGTGTGGAAGTTCATGCCCGAAACCAAAGGCCGCTCGCTGGAGCAAATAGGAACCAATATGGTAATGCATTAACACTACGATGAATATGGAAAATGAAATTATCACACCTGCCATTTGTTACGGCGAAATACTTTGGGATGTTTTGCCCGATGGCCCGCAGCCGGGCGGAGCTCCGCTTAACGTAGCATATCACCTTAATAAGCTTGGGGTACAAACCAGTTTGGTAAGCAAAATAGGTAAAGACACCAACGGCCAAAAGCTTGAAAACCTGCTTGACGACTGGGGAATTAAAAAGCACCTGCTGCAAACAGACACCGAGCACCCAACCAGCCAGGTAATAGCCAAAATGAATAACGGTAATGAAGTATCGTACGAGATCATTTTTCCGGTTGCCTGGGATTTTATCGGCGACAGCAAAAACATCATTGATTGTTTACGGCCTTCAACCTATTTTGTTTTTGGCAGCCTGGCCTCACGTAATGATGTTTCGCGCCGTACGCTGATGGAACTGCTGGAGAGCGATGCCATTAAGGTATTTGACATTAACCTGCGGCCGCCATTTGTTACCCGCGATTTGCTGGGCGAATTGCTGCATAAAGCTGATATCGTGAAATTTAACCAGGCCGAGCTTGAAATGGTACAGAGCTTTTTCCGCGGATCATTCGGGAAAGAATCGGAGCAGATCGGGTTTATCCAGGAGCATTTTAATGTGCCCGAAATTATAGTTACCAAGGGCGAGTTTGGTGCATCATACTACAAAAATGATAAAGCATATCATGCTGCTGGTCGCGAGGTAAAGGTAAAGGATACCATAGGCAGCGGCGACTCGTTTTTAGCGGCATTTATTGCAGGCCATTATCACGGCGTATCACCCGAAAACTTATTAAAAAATGCAATAGCGATGGGCGG includes:
- a CDS encoding sugar porter family MFS transporter, whose protein sequence is MRKHSVLAWSMVVALGGFLFGFDTAVISGAEKSIQQFWHLSVFEHGLTISIALIGTVIGSLFGARPSDLFGRKNTLYFVAAAYLLSSVGTALADNWYMFLTFRLLGGLGVGISSVTAPIYISEVSPAGRRGRLVGLFQFNVVLGILISYLSNYLISQGGEASWRWMLGVQAFPSALFLVLIYFIPESPRWLILKKNETAKALEILRIINPLNCEQELAAIKSSSLVDASDAKARLFSGQYKTPVILAVLFAFFNQVSGINAIIYYAPRIFEMAGLGAHSSLLSTVGIGLINFIFTLLGINIIDKVGRRILMLVGSFGLIASLFLVAVTFYSGHFSGFAIPLYMMIFIAFFAFSQGAVIWVFISEIFPNQVRAKGQTLGSSTHWIMAAIIAFCFPYLAESLGGAVTFSFFCIMMVCQLVFVWKFMPETKGRSLEQIGTNMVMH
- a CDS encoding carbohydrate kinase family protein, which produces MENEIITPAICYGEILWDVLPDGPQPGGAPLNVAYHLNKLGVQTSLVSKIGKDTNGQKLENLLDDWGIKKHLLQTDTEHPTSQVIAKMNNGNEVSYEIIFPVAWDFIGDSKNIIDCLRPSTYFVFGSLASRNDVSRRTLMELLESDAIKVFDINLRPPFVTRDLLGELLHKADIVKFNQAELEMVQSFFRGSFGKESEQIGFIQEHFNVPEIIVTKGEFGASYYKNDKAYHAAGREVKVKDTIGSGDSFLAAFIAGHYHGVSPENLLKNAIAMGGFIATKKGGCPDYKIKEYQDFINYMF